Part of the Desulfobacterales bacterium genome, TATTTCCGCGTATATAAATTAAGGGTCTCTATTCTACTGTTTTTCATATCGTAAAGGGATGCATATAGAATCAATACCTTTTTTTGTCAATAAAAAAGCAAACTTCTCAAATCTGCACCGGGGTGGATGCTTTCTTGCATCAGAGACCATGCATATTGTGTGCTTTGACCATATCATTCGGGATATATAGTATTGGAGAAACGATAACCCGTTACTGGCCACCGCCACCTTGTGTGATAATCGCCCACAAGGCCGCCACATGATCGATCAGATGAAGCGCGATCAGCTCCCTTTCAGCGGCTTCGGGGTGAAACCCGCCCGCTGCGGCTCGGGCCAACTCAAAAGCATCCGAAACGCAAATCTGGAAAAGATATGCCTTAAATTTGGAGATAAGGTCATTTGAAGCGGGCATGCCGAACCTATTCATGCGCAGCCCTTCCAAAAACCCTTTCCATACTGGCGCCAGGGCCGACTCTTTTGCCCAAACCAACTCGCCGGTGCCGTCTATTCGATCGATGCGCATACGAAGGGAAAGGTTCAAAAGGAAAATGAGCAATCCGAACAGCACTTGCTCGAGCGGTGCGGATTCTTTCCGCGTTTTCCGCCCCTCATCAAATAGGGGCGCATATTGGCGCACCGTAATCAACCGAACGTCCATACCGAAACCATCTTCCCGGACAATAAAATCTCCGGCCGCGTGATGCCAGGGAAAAATCTGCTCAAAGGTTACCGGATTATAATAAGAAGTCAAAATACCGGCTGCCTGCTGATATACAGCGAGACTCTGCTTATCGGACAAAAAATGATGCCCCTTGACATCATCCCAGACACGGAGATTAAAAGCGCTTGCGTCATTGTCTTTGGAAAGGTGAAACTCGTGAAAGCCGGCAAACCAATCCCCTAAAAACATCTCAGCGGTGTCGCCGCTTGGGGTCGGCACCGATGCCTGCCCATATACGCGCGGCAGGTAGGCGGCGTGTCCTTTGATTTGGCCCAACCGTGCAAGCGCTTCAAATTCTTGATGAAGAATTTGCTTGCCGTTCTTTGAAACGGCCGCGTTCAGCACAAAAAAAAGGGGCTCGGAAAAGCCTGCCACTTGCACCAGGGCCGGATGGTAAAAGGCCCCGTGTTTCATAATCGTGATTTGAATTAAAGAAATTTCCGCTACATTCACCGGCCGCTTCAGCCGGGAAGAAACCGCCCGTACCAGCAGGGCATACCGGTTCCGTTCCAAAAAATCCCGGGCCGTCTGAAAATAAACGCCATGCGTCCAGCCGAACTCGGGGTTTTCAGGAAAAGGGGCTCGCGCGGCATGCCGCTGCAGCGGTAAGGCCGAACGCCAACCCGCTGAGGTTTCCGATACCGGATCCGTTCTCCCCGGCAAGAAATAATAAATACGCGGCATGCGGGCCTTGGAACTCATTTGGGGAAAAGATGAAAAACCGGCGGCTACTTATTCGTCTTGTTTCGAAGGGCCGCTATTTCATCTTGAATCTGAGGCGCGACCTCGTAACCGAGTTCAACGGCTTTGTCGAAATGTTTGATGGCGTCCGCCACATTACCCTTTTCAAGATATGCAATGGCCAGATTGTTATGGGCTACGGCAAAATTCGGCTCCACTTTCAGTGCCTTGAGGTTGGCATCAATACTGTCCTCAATACGGCCTTTCATCAAATAGGCGTTGGCAAGGGTTGTAAGCGCCTGTATAAACCGAAAATTGAACGCTATAGCCTTTTCAAGCGCCTTGATAGCATCATCAATATTGCCTTTTTGAAAATGGACAAAACCGATATTGCCATATCCTTCGGAAAATCCCGGACGTGCCTTGACCGCTCGCGTATTATAATCGAGGCAACCGTCCAAATCTCCGCGGGCAAAACAAATACCACCCAATTGCACATACGCCTCCGCCAGGCCCGGACTGTTTTCGATGGCATCCCCAAAAGCGTTTTCCGCCTCGGTGATCTTCTTCTGACTCAACAAAGCAACACCTAAATTATAATGCGTGTTTCCGCATTCAGGATTCATAGCCAGGGCTTGGCGCTGCTCTTGTATATATTGCTCAATCGTCTTGGGTTCCGTCATGGATCATTCCTTAGGCATTCGATAATAAATTTTTCATTTCCGAGGGTTATTATGATGATGGATAACTGTCAAGGGAAAACCGCGCGGCGAATGTGCGCCCTTTCCCCATTCACCACATTAGGCCCATTTTTCAACGCAGCCCATTTTAAATCAACGGATTGACGGACAACACCGGACAAGGCGCCTGCCTGGCCACCCGATCCGTTGTGGAGCCGACAAACAGGCTTTCAACCAAATCCTGTCCGCGCACCCCTAACACAATGAGATCCATCCCCTTCTCTTCCGCGTAGCGGCTGATCTCTTCGGCCGGCTTGCCCTCCATTAACACCGTCACCGGAAAACACCAGTGGCGAGCGTCTTCGGGTACCATGCCCATCATTTTTCGTTCCAACAGCGGCGCGATACGGCTGTGTTCAGCGCCTTGGGCGTCCCCGGCGTTTTGAAGGTCCGGGTATATCGGCGGCTCAATCACATGCACCAAATGCAGCTCGGCTTCAAATTCCTGGGCCAGACTGATTCCATATTGAAAGGCCAGATCCGAATCGCGCGAAAAATCACACCCGACCAGAATTTTTTTGGGATGGAAACCCGCACCCACCTGCTGGGATAGCGAAATCGCCTGATCCCGAACAATCAGCAACGGACAAGGAAGCGTTCGCATCAACCGTTCAGTGACCGAACCGATGATCAGCCGCTTGAGTCCCGATCGGCCGTGCGTTGCCGAAATGGCAAGATCCGCGTTGACTTGCGTCACCAGACGAGCAATTTCGTCCGCCGGGTGCCCGATGGCCACCAGGGGCTCCCATTCAACATCCTGGTCATTCACCAGCCGGGACAAATTTTCATGCGCATAGGCGATCATTCGCTCCTGCTGCGCAATGGGATCAAGTTGTACTTCGCCATACATCCCCGCAAACGGAAGCTCCACAACATGGCAAATAAACAAAGTGGCGCGAAATTCCCTGGCAAGTGCCATGCCGAAGGATATGGTTCGATTTGAAAAGTCGGAAAAATCGGTAGCACATAAAATACGATTGATTTGAACTCTCATGATTCGCCCCCCTTCTTGTTATAGCGCCCGTTATTGGACACCTCAGGAATGTCACATTGTTCGCGGCTACGCGTTCATGCAACACCGACAACCAGATTCCAACCATTCAAGATCGTATCCATCGCCCACCCATAAATCAGGGATTTCAGGATGAAGCGATTAGAAATTGAATAAAAAAAATTGGGCGCCTTCCTCAATGTTGACACAACGCCATGAGGGCGTCACGTCAAACGGAGCGGCATAGACCCTTTACTAGAAACATGCACGCTTTTGCGTGTATATTCGCTGAAGGCGAAAGATGGCTTTTATGCCTCCCAGCATCCCAGCCTTCCAGCATCCGGCTTTGCCGGATTAGGCAGTTGAATGAACTGATTTCAAGCTATCACACCCCCTCACGCGGTTCAACTGTTAACGCATCACCGGCCCGTGCGTAGCGCACTGCCACGAATAAAAGACGGTTGAAATATCCGGTTGTATACCGTATGGAAAAGCCACAAGGACAAAAGCTCGAATCGACCCCCAATTTAAGGAAATCATGTGAAGCAACTGACGGGCGCTCAAAAAAAATATCTGCGCGGTCTTGCCCACAACCGAAAACCGGTTGTTTTCATCGGGCAAAACCGATTAACGGAAAATCTCATTAAGGCACTGCTCGAAGCAATTGCCCATCATGAGCTGATAAAAGTCAAATGTATTGATTTTAAAGAAAAAGAGCAGAAAAAAGCATTGGTGGCGGAAATAGAAAAAACGGCCGATTGCTCGTTGGTGGGAATGCTTGGCCACATACTTACCTTTTATAAAGAAAGTTCGGATCCGGAAAAACGAAACATCCTTCTGCCGGGCCAATGATTAGCCGCTTGGAATAATCGGCTTTTGAATAGTTATCCGCAGATGACGCAGATTTCGCAGATCGATAATCAATCGGTGTAATCTGCGTCATCTGCGGATGAAACACTACATAACCAGACAGAATTTCAAATATCTTTGGACTACCTTCAAGCCCACCGGCGCAAATGCCCCTCAATAAAATCTATGATCATTTGGTGAGCGGCTTGCCCGTTTCCCTTTACAGGCATGGGGCGGCCGAATGCGATGTGGACATCTTTCTTAGGATTTACGCAGCCCATTTCCTTTATCATTCGCCCATTGGCCTGAAAATCGGTTTTAAGCGCCACGGGAACCACAAAGCTCCCAGTTGTTTTGGCCAGTTTCACCCCCAGCGTGTTGAAGGCGCCGGCATCAAAAGTCGCACTGCGAGTCGACTGCGGAAAAATAATGAGCGAGCAGCCCATCTGAAGCAAGCGTCCCCCTTCATCAAGCACAACCTTTAAATCTTTTCTGGGGTTCTTTCGCTGCACAACGATGGGTCGAACCGCCCGCATGATCGGGCCGAATACAGGATAACGCAAAAGGGATTCCTTGACCACGAAGGTTGCCCGGTGAAAAGGCAAAATAATCCCCGGAAGCAGAAAGGTATCCAGCATGCTCATGTGGTTGGCGATAAACACCAGGGGACCTGAATGCGCCGCCACCGCCCGCAACCCGGAAATTTGAACCCTGGCTCCGACCGATTCGACAAAGCATAGAATACGATGCGAATCAAAGGCCCATCTTTCGCGGCTGTATTTGCCCTTTAGCGCCACCTTGCTGCTGGCATAGATAAGCGCCATCAACCGTGCATAATAAACAGGGGACGCAACCCAAACGGGAAGCCGTTTTGAAAAGCACGAACGCTTCGGGCTGCAGTAGCCGAATTCCGTTGTCAGTGTCTGACGAACTTGTATCGGGTTCATGTAATCAACACGCAACCACCAGCGGTTCTCCGGATTCGTCGCACGCCCGGCCGCAGTCAAAACCGGCACAGCGCCATATCCTATTTAACCGGGCCCGCTGCGTTTCCACGCACGGGGCAACGGAAGCCATATTCTCGCCGGGATATTCCGAACCTTTTGAAATAGCCAAACAAAGGTCCATCCCTTGCTCAAGGTTAGCCTTATAGTCCTGAAGGGCTTTGATCTCTCGGGCTTCGTTCCCTGCGCCCTGTATCAATTTTTCAAAATAATCCACATACATCACAATCTCATTGGCAAACATATGCGGCCGTTCCGCCGGCACCAGGGACGGGCATCTGCCATAAATATGATTTACCATTTCCCGAAGGGAATAAATCCCGTTAAACCAGGCCAGATTCGGTCCGGGGCATACCAGGGGAGGGGATTTTTTCTTATCCGCGATCCCCAAGCCAATCAGGATGCCGTTGCCCAAATGGTCGCAAAGACAGGTTTTTTCAAGCACAGTGGTGGATAAAGCGGCTTTTTCGGCATCCGATTCGCAGTCAGAGACGATTTTTTTCAGCTTCATCGTCTGAAATTCCCGCGAAGCCGGGCAGATCGGCTTTTCGGTCAACTCGGTGTTCAAAGCCAAGAATCCCTTGGGACAACCAGATCCGGGCTTGCCGCAAGCGATTTTATTCCTGGTCCAATTCACGGAACCGGTATTGCGGACCAGATTAAACGGAACGCCCAGGGGAGAGATATCGCTTAGATAAAGATCGTTTTTCCCGGCCCGGCGCATCAATTCCCTTGTTTCCGCATCCACGCAGGTGGCTTCGGGAACCAGAAGAAAAGGCGTTCCCCATCCGGTGCGATCCATACCGAAGTATTCTCGAAGCCGGCGGTCCTCACCATGATTGCCGATGCCGCCTTGTACCGTTACGATCGGCGGGGAGATCGTTGAGGGATCGGGGTAGAACCATCCCATTTTCTGATAGTGTTTGAGAATCAACGACTGAAAATCCGTACCCAATTTCGCCCGATTTTCTTTATACTCCCGAAGAATGGCGGGAAGCAACACGCCGTTGGACGCAAACGCATGGCCGCCGCAGTTCAGGCCCGACTCAATACGATATTCGGAAATTTCCAGCCCGTGTTGCGCCAAGAAACGTCCCTGAATGAGAGAAGATCGGAAATCACTGACCTTGAGAATGATCCTTTTGTTCATTCGGCCGGTTTCATCCCGGTAAAAATCCTTAAACCGGGACATGTATCTAAAAAGCCCCTTATTGATGCCGGCCGAAAAAACAATGCCGGAATTCAGCCGGCTGTTGGCAAACCCTTTGAGGGCTGTTTTGGCATCCGAGTAATCCTCCATGGGCATTCCGTTTTCATCAAACCGGGGCCGGTCCAGCTTGACCATGATATTCACATCAATGGAGCCAGCCCGCATTTGGTCCGTCAATGCCGCCGCCAACCGGTCTTTCTCGGTCCCCGATTTCATCGCCAGCATTCGATCATAGTCTTTTTTAAGCGGCGCCTCATCAGGAAGCATATCAAAATATTTGCGCTTGTCATTGTCTTGAAAAAACGGCTCGCTTTTTATTTTTTCCATATGGCGCTCGACAATATCCAGAACCAGATTGAGATATGCCGTGATTCGCCGGGACCGGCCGTCAACCGCGTTACGTGGAATTGGCGGATACAGCACCTCATATTTTTCGCTATAATATTTTCCGAGTCTTTCCAGCAAAAGATCATCGACAATCGAAATGACCGATGAAATACCGAAGTGGGCCAGCCGAATCGGGGTATCCGCCGAATGGCCGGTACCCATGACCGGAATGTGAAATGTATGGGGGGTTGAATCCATTTAAAACCTCATTGTATATTCTGCTTATCCGCAAGGGATAAAGGAATGAACCAAAGAACATCTTTCCTTTATTACATAAATGGAAGCGCTTATATAACGACTTGCATGATTTTACAAAACTTTTACAAACCAAACAGATAAAAACTATCGGTTGCCTGTTCAAGCCAGTCTGATATATGGCTATTGCCATGCCGGAAAGATGGCGTTACACCGGTGCAGGCGATTCAATCGCTTACATACCATTCCGAATTTTCGGGATGGGCTTTGCAATAGTTGGATGTCAATGAAAACAACCAAGTGGTTTTTACATCCCATGTTGATTCTGGTTTTCTCAATCATTGCATTGGGCGCATCCCTGTTTTTATATATTTATTGGTATCTTGAATTCAGCACGGGACTCAAGACGATAGCAGCGCGATTTAATTTCGATCCGGCACAAGTCTTGGATCTGCGCAACTGGGTGGTTATTCTCATTTTATCCTTGCTGGTCGGGATCATTCTCATGGGGATCTCCATCATTTTTATATATCAGGCAAAAACCTTTCATCTCTACCGATTGCAAAACAATTTCATCAACAACTTTACGCATGAACTTAAAACACCGGTTACCTCCCTCAAGCTGTATCTGGAGACGTTTCACAAGCACGAAATTTCAAGGGAACTGCAACTGAAGTATTTGAACTACATGATTACGGACATAAACCGGCTGACCGCCAATATCGATCGCATTTTGAGTCTGGCACGAATCGAGAGCAAAAGCTTTAGCGGCGAATTTGTCCGGGAAAACATCGTTGCCCTGACCACCCGATTCACCGAAACCAATGCGCACTTGTTTAAAAATTGTGACATTCGGATCAAAAACCCGTCAAACCGGCCTTTATTTTATGAGATCAATCCCCCCCTTTTTGAAATGCTCCTGATGAATCTGTTGACCAATGCGGTCAAATATAACGCGGCCGCCATACCACGGGTCGACATCACGTTTGAGGAACAAAAGAGATTTGTTCATATTCTCTTTGAGGACAACGGCATCGGCATCGAAAAAACCGATCTGAAAAAAATATTCAAAAAATTTTATCAAGTGGGTTCCGCGGATAACATGTCCGCCAAGGGCAGTGGACTAGGGCTCTATTTGGTTGAAAACATCGTACGCATTCACAAAGGAAAAATCGTGGCCGGCAGCAAGGGATCTTTGCAAGGCGCATCTTTCTCTATTCTGCTTCCCCTGCCGCCTTCACGCACGCTTCAACAGAGGGAAAACGCATGAGCGAGCCGTTAAAAAAACGGATTCTGGTGATTGAGGATGATGCCCATATCGCCGAAGGTCTCGATTTGAACCTGACGCTTCAGGGCTATGAAGTCCGCGTTGCCGGTGACGGCGTTGCCGGTCTGGCCCAATGGGAGCGATGGAAACCGGATCTGATCGTGCTTGATATTATGTTGCCCAAAATTGACGGCTTATCCGTGCTGAAAAAAATTCGCGCCGAGAATGAACGACTTCCGATTTTGATCCTTTCCGCGAAAAGCGCTGCGGACGATAAAATCAAGGGGCTGGCTTACGGCGTGGACGACTATCTGGCCAAACCGTTTAATCTGGATGAGTTTCTCCTGCGGGTGGATCGTCTGTTAACCAAAGCGACCTGGTATGAGAAGACGCAGGAGAACGGTTCACCTGTCGCAGGTGACGTTTCGGACCCATATGAATTCGGAACCAATCGAATTGTTTTTTCATCCTTCAAAGCACAGGGCAGCATCGGAGATATCAGCTTGACCGAGCAGGAAACCAAATTGCTGAAATTGTTTGTCGCCAACCAAGGTAAACCCTTGTCGCGGGAAAAGCTGTTGGAGGTCGGATGGGGCTATTCTCGACACATTTCTACGCGCACGGTCGATAATTTTATTGTGAGATTTCGAAAATACTTTGAGGAGAACCCCAAAAAGCCGGTTTATTTTAAAAGTCTTCGCTCCGTCGGCTACGTATTCGATCCCACAGGGGATCATGCCGATACCGCATCCGGGAATCAACATTCAGACGACTGACTTTCGCTTTACGGCATTTTATGTCCTGTTAACAGCGATTGCCATCACGACAGAACCTGCCGATTGATTCTTTCAAATAAGTCCGAAGCGGCCCTTAGCCCCCGATTTTCAATGGAAAGCACCGGAACCGCGCCCATAAGGGCGTTGACAAGCAGCACGTCATCGGCGGCATACAAATCCTGCAACAGGGTCGACCGGGTTTCGATCGAGTATCCCCATCTATCGAGCAATTCGCAAACCGATTGCTGCATCACGCTGGGCAGCACATGTTGGGAGAACGGCCGTATCACCCGCTGGTTTGATACAACCAGAAGGGCTGCCGTGTTGGTTTCGGATACACTTTTGTCCGGATTCAGAATCAGTGCTTCATCGGCACCGCGTGCCTTGGCCCATTGCCCCGCCAACAAATAATACAGATAGTTTAGTGTTTTATGGGCGGCCAGCGGCGTTTGGCGCGGCTC contains:
- a CDS encoding tetratricopeptide repeat protein translates to MTEPKTIEQYIQEQRQALAMNPECGNTHYNLGVALLSQKKITEAENAFGDAIENSPGLAEAYVQLGGICFARGDLDGCLDYNTRAVKARPGFSEGYGNIGFVHFQKGNIDDAIKALEKAIAFNFRFIQALTTLANAYLMKGRIEDSIDANLKALKVEPNFAVAHNNLAIAYLEKGNVADAIKHFDKAVELGYEVAPQIQDEIAALRNKTNK
- a CDS encoding response regulator transcription factor, coding for MSEPLKKRILVIEDDAHIAEGLDLNLTLQGYEVRVAGDGVAGLAQWERWKPDLIVLDIMLPKIDGLSVLKKIRAENERLPILILSAKSAADDKIKGLAYGVDDYLAKPFNLDEFLLRVDRLLTKATWYEKTQENGSPVAGDVSDPYEFGTNRIVFSSFKAQGSIGDISLTEQETKLLKLFVANQGKPLSREKLLEVGWGYSRHISTRTVDNFIVRFRKYFEENPKKPVYFKSLRSVGYVFDPTGDHADTASGNQHSDD
- a CDS encoding HAMP domain-containing sensor histidine kinase, with protein sequence MKTTKWFLHPMLILVFSIIALGASLFLYIYWYLEFSTGLKTIAARFNFDPAQVLDLRNWVVILILSLLVGIILMGISIIFIYQAKTFHLYRLQNNFINNFTHELKTPVTSLKLYLETFHKHEISRELQLKYLNYMITDINRLTANIDRILSLARIESKSFSGEFVRENIVALTTRFTETNAHLFKNCDIRIKNPSNRPLFYEINPPLFEMLLMNLLTNAVKYNAAAIPRVDITFEEQKRFVHILFEDNGIGIEKTDLKKIFKKFYQVGSADNMSAKGSGLGLYLVENIVRIHKGKIVAGSKGSLQGASFSILLPLPPSRTLQQRENA
- a CDS encoding universal stress protein, which translates into the protein MRVQINRILCATDFSDFSNRTISFGMALAREFRATLFICHVVELPFAGMYGEVQLDPIAQQERMIAYAHENLSRLVNDQDVEWEPLVAIGHPADEIARLVTQVNADLAISATHGRSGLKRLIIGSVTERLMRTLPCPLLIVRDQAISLSQQVGAGFHPKKILVGCDFSRDSDLAFQYGISLAQEFEAELHLVHVIEPPIYPDLQNAGDAQGAEHSRIAPLLERKMMGMVPEDARHWCFPVTVLMEGKPAEEISRYAEEKGMDLIVLGVRGQDLVESLFVGSTTDRVARQAPCPVLSVNPLI
- a CDS encoding YhbY family RNA-binding protein, giving the protein MKQLTGAQKKYLRGLAHNRKPVVFIGQNRLTENLIKALLEAIAHHELIKVKCIDFKEKEQKKALVAEIEKTADCSLVGMLGHILTFYKESSDPEKRNILLPGQ
- a CDS encoding lysophospholipid acyltransferase family protein; this translates as MPVLTAAGRATNPENRWWLRVDYMNPIQVRQTLTTEFGYCSPKRSCFSKRLPVWVASPVYYARLMALIYASSKVALKGKYSRERWAFDSHRILCFVESVGARVQISGLRAVAAHSGPLVFIANHMSMLDTFLLPGIILPFHRATFVVKESLLRYPVFGPIMRAVRPIVVQRKNPRKDLKVVLDEGGRLLQMGCSLIIFPQSTRSATFDAGAFNTLGVKLAKTTGSFVVPVALKTDFQANGRMIKEMGCVNPKKDVHIAFGRPMPVKGNGQAAHQMIIDFIEGHLRRWA